The following coding sequences are from one Salvia hispanica cultivar TCC Black 2014 chromosome 3, UniMelb_Shisp_WGS_1.0, whole genome shotgun sequence window:
- the LOC125217054 gene encoding xyloglucan galactosyltransferase XLT2-like, giving the protein MTILKNLRPKPRNKLHSILLILFLFQIYYLSSIFYTPQSLEPLEPWTRCDRGLVYVYDLPPAFNTELLHNCRDLGPWKNSRCDALSNGGFGPRTTTPAWYWTDMLTGDVMYHARVLKHRCRTTEPGSATAFFIPFYAGVVAGKALFTNDTPTNRDRQFDELLTWLQDQPLWRRSNGSDHFIHIGRPTWDLRRRRDEHWGISFIYMPAMEQIMRLTVERALWDHHDIGVPYPTGFHPKSKLELDQWLHFVTNRKRSSLFTFVGAKRNKIKDDFRSILLSHCYNESASCRVVDCSISECHGGTPEIQEAFLDSDFCLQPKGDTYTRRSIFDCMLAGSIPVFFWRESIAGQYDWFLGDEPDRLSVFIDRKDVRNGTSIRKVLEGYSKEEVRRLRDKVISLIPNFIYGDGSGIGKDAFDISLDGVLKRIKGQNKNIR; this is encoded by the coding sequence AtgacaatattaaaaaatctcCGGCCCAAGCCAAGAAACAAACTCCATTCCATTCTACTAATATTATTCCTCTTCCAAATCTATTACCTAAGTTCCATTTTCTACACACCACAATCCCTTGAGCCCCTGGAGCCGTGGACAAGATGCGACAGAGGCCTCGTCTACGTGTACGACCTCCCGCCAGCCTTCAACACTGAGCTTCTCCACAACTGCCGCGATTTAGGCCCTTGGAAGAACTCACGCTGCGACGCCCTCTCCAACGGCGGATTCGGGCCCCGGACCACTACTCCAGCGTGGTACTGGACCGACATGTTAACGGGCGACGTCATGTACCATGCAAGAGTCTTGAAGCACAGATGCAGGACAACGGAGCCCGGATCCGCTACGGCCTTCTTCATACCCTTCTACGCTGGGGTCGTAGCGGGCAAGGCTTTGTTCACTAATGACACGCCTACGAATCGCGATCGCCAGTTCGACGAGCTGCTGACGTGGCTCCAGGATCAGCCTCTGTGGAGGAGATCCAACGGCTCGGATCACTTCATCCACATCGGGAGGCCCACGTGGGACCTTCGCCGTAGGAGAGACGAGCATTGGGGTATCAGCTTCATCTATATGCCGGCGATGGAACAGATCATGCGGCTCACGGTGGAGAGGGCACTGTGGGACCACCACGACATCGGTGTTCCTTACCCCACCGGATTCCACCCCAAGTCAAAATTGGAGCTTGACCAATGGCTACATTTTGTGACAAATCGTAAGAGGTCAAGTTTGTTCACATTTGTGGGAGCCAAGCGGAATAAGATCAAGGATGATTTTAGATCCATATTGTTGAGCCATTGCTACAACGAGTCGGCCTCCTGCCGGGTTGTGGACTGCTCTATATCTGAGTGCCACGGCGGGACGCCCGAGATCCAAGAGGCATTCTTGGACTCGGACTTTTGTCTGCAGCCTAAGGGGGATACGTACACTAGAAGGTCAATCTTCGATTGCATGCTGGCCGGTTCGATCCCGGTTTTcttttggagagagagtatTGCGGGTCAATATGATTGGTTCTTGGGTGATGAACCGGACCGGCTTTCGGTGTTCATAGATCGGAAGGATGTTAGGAATGGTACGTCAATTAGAAAAGTGTTGGAAGGGTATAGTAAGGAAGAAGTAAGAAGGTTGAGGGACAAGGTTATTAGTTTgataccaaattttatttatggtgATGGAAGTGGGATTGGGAAAGATGCATTTGATATTTCCCTTGATGGAGTGCTTAAGAGAATCAAGGGTCAAAATAAGAACATAAGATAA
- the LOC125209369 gene encoding uncharacterized protein LOC125209369 gives MDDLWNQAWDSLIQEVQREADEEAAAIPREIRHRRTIPRDHVGAAERLMADYFSADPRSNNDINVLQSSPIFNDECRGEGPQISFVANGTQYRRGYYLADEIYPRRPVFVKTLRQPAGAKRQYFARKQEAAKKDVERAFGVLQARWAILRCPARVWHEDDVADIMVACIILHNMIIEDEGFAAERWTPEDGVSTSHSVASAPIQMGVPRSNEYLIQRFADIRRSTAHDQLQVDLIEEVWARRGCGVA, from the exons ATGGATGATTTGTGGAATCAAGCATGGGATTCTTTGATTCAAGAGGTGCAAAGGGAGGCCGacgaggaggcggcggcgatCCCTCGTGAGATTCGTCATCGTCGGACAATCCCACGGGATCATGTCGGAGCGGCTGAGCGGCTTATGGCCGACTACTTTAGCGCCGACCCTC GTTCGAACAACGACATTAACGTTCTGCAGTCGTCGCCTATCTTCAATGATGAGTGCCGGGGAGAGGGTCCGCAGATCAGTTTTGTAGCAAATGGCACGCAGTATCGCAGGGGATACTATTTGGCAGATGAGATATACCCTCGTCGGCCCGTATTCGTCAAGACACTTCGTCAACCGGCTGGAGCGAAGAGACAATATTTTGCGCGAAAGCAAGAGGCCGCTAAGAAAGATGTTGAGCGAgcttttggtgtgctccaagcGCGATGGGCCATTCTACGCTGCCCGGCACGAGTGTGGCACGAAGATGATGTCGCGGATATTATGGTAgcatgtatcatattgcacaatatgataatagaagatgaaggatttgcGGCAGAACGTTGGACGCCGGAAGATGGTGTAAGTACAAGTCACAGCGTTGCCTCCGCGCCGATACAGATGGGTGTACCACGTAGTAATGAATATCTGATCCAACGTTTCGCTGATATACGCAGGAGCACAGCACATGATCAACTCCAGGTCGATTTGATTGAAGAGGTCTGGGCACGTAGGGGATGCGGCGTAGCGTGA
- the LOC125209368 gene encoding uncharacterized protein LOC125209368 has translation MDDLWNQAWDSLIQEVQREADEEAAAAAIPREIRHRRTIPRDHVGAAERLMADYFSDQPRYPAEIFRRRFRMSRPLFTHIATTLVDRFECFTLRRDCTGRIGLSTLQKCTSAIRQLAYAGPADMFDEYLQMGETTSLTVLRQFCKGIRQVFGPEFLRKPTPDECQRLLDMHGAVHSFPGMMGSIDCMHWEWKNCPVAWKGQFTTGFKQKHPSMILEAVVDYRRLRIRHAYFGVAGSNNDINVLQSSPIFNDECGERVCRDQFCSKTARSITGDTIWQMEYTLVGPYSSRRQPAGAKRQYFARKQEAARKDVESELLVCSKRDGPFYAARHECGTKMMSRISW, from the coding sequence atggatgatttgtgGAATCAAGCATGGGATTCTTTGATTCAAGAGGTGCAGAGGGAGGCCGacgaggaggcggcggcggcggcgatccCTCGTGAGATTCGTCATCGTCGGACAATCCCACGAGACCATGTCGGAGCGGCTGAGCGGCTTATGGCCGACTACTTTAGTGATCAGCCTCGTTACCCGGCTGAGATTTTTCGTCGCCGTTTCAGAATGTCGCGACCGCTATTCACCCATATAGCGACGACATTGGTGGACCGGTTCGAGTGCTTCACGCTCCGGAGGGATTGCACTGGCCGGATCGGTCTGTCTACTTTGCAGAAATGCACCTCTGCAATTAGGCAGCTTGCCTATGCCGGACCGgctgatatgttcgacgaatacctacaGATGGGTGAGACGACTAGTCTAACTGTGCTCCGGCAGTTTTGTAAGGGCATTCGGCAAGTCTTTGGTCCGGAGTTCCTACGAAAGCCAACCCCTGATGAGTGCCAGAGACTGCTAGATATGCACGGTGCGGTGCACAGTTTCCCAGGGATGATGGGCAGCattgattgcatgcattgggagtggaaaaaCTGCCCGGTGGCGTGGAAAGGCCAGTTCACTACCGGTTTCAAGCAGAAACATCCGTCGATGATCCTCGAAGCCGTTGTTGACTACCGCCGTTTGCGGATTCggcatgcatatttcggtgttgcaggttcgaacaacgacatcaacgttcTGCAGTCGTCGCCTATCTTCAATGATGAGTGCGGGGAGAGGGTCTGCAGAGATCAGTTTTGTAGCAAAACGGCACGCAGTATCACAGGGGATACTATTTGGCAGATGGAATATACCCTCGTTGGCCCGTATTCGTCAAGACGGCAACCGGCTGGCGCGAAGAGACAATATTTTGCGCGCAAACAAGAGGCCGCTAGGAAAGATGTGGAGAGCGAgcttttggtgtgctccaagcGCGATGGGCCATTCTACGCTGCCCGGCACGAGTGTGGCACGAAGATGATGTCGCGGATATCATGGTAG
- the LOC125212428 gene encoding xyloglucan galactosyltransferase XLT2-like — protein sequence MLENLHFKIDKFCPRKTIHSLLIFLLKCSFFLVILLLFQIYSLRSILNSPPPPPPPPPLKPPSRCDAGLVYVYDLPPAFNADLLRNCHDLDPWISKCNTLSNAGFGPRATSLPAMPEGLTSSWYWTDMFAAEVMYHARIMKHECRTTEPQSATAFYIPFYAGVAVGKYLFTNRNYTARDRDYQCEDMLTWLKDQPPWRRSNGSDHFILLGRMTWDFRRRGDEDWGSSFVYMPVMKQIVRLTVERDPWDHREISVPYPTGFHPKSKLEVDQWVDFVTSRNRTSLFTFVGAKRNKIKDDFRSLLLSYCYNETGSCRVVDCSGSRCYKGTPEIQEAFLGSDFCLQPRGDAHTRRSTFDCMLAGSIPVFFWRRSIEHQYELFLGDEPDRFSVFIDWKDVRNGLSIRKVLEGYSREEVRRMREKVISLIPNFIYGDGNGIGKDAFDIATDGVIKKIKEQNESNMR from the coding sequence ATGTTGGAAAATCTCCATTTcaagattgataaattttgtcCAAGAAAGACAATCCATTCCCTCCTAATTTTTTTGCTCAAATGCTCATTTTTCCTAGTaatcctcctcctcttccaaATCTATTCCCTACGTTCAATCCTCAACtctccaccaccgccaccgccgccgccacccctCAAGCCGCCGTCAAGATGCGACGCCGGCCTCGTCTACGTCTACGACCTTCCCCCGGCCTTCAACGCCGACCTCCTCCGCAACTGCCACGATCTAGACCCATGGATATCTAAATGCAACACCCTCTCCAACGCCGGCTTCGGCCCCCGTGCCACATCCCTCCCGGCCATGCCGGAAGGCCTCACCTCGTCGTGGTACTGGACCGACATGTTCGCGGCCGAGGTCATGTACCACGCGAGGATCATGAAGCACGAGTGCCGCACCACGGAGCCCCAATCCGCTACGGCCTTCTACATACCCTTCTACGCTGGGGTCGCAGTGGGAAAGTATTTATTCACCAATCGCAACTACACCGCAAGGGATCGAGACTACCAATGCGAGGACATGCTGACGTGGCTCAAGGATCAGCCTCCGTGGAGGCGATCCAACGGCTCTGACCACTTCATCCTCCTGGGGAGGATGACGTGGGATTTTCGCCGGCGTGGAGACGAAGACTGGGGGTCCAGCTTCGTCTACATGCCGGTGATGAAGCAGATCGTGCGGCTGACCGTCGAGCGGGACCCATGGGACCACCGCGAGATCAGTGTTCCCTACCCCACCGGATTCCACCCAAAGTCAAAATTGGAAGTTGACCAATGGGTTGATTTTGTTACATCTCGCAATAGGACTAGCTTGTTCACATTTGTGGGAGCCAAGCGGAATAAGATCAAGGATGATTTTAGATCTTTACTTCTAAGCTATTGCTACAACGAGACGGGGTCGTGTCGCGTTGTGGACTGCTCAGGATCGCGGTGCTACAAGGGTACGCCCGAGATCCAGGAGGCGTTCCTGGGGTCGGATTTTTGCCTGCAGCCTAGGGGGGACGCGCATACTAGAAGATCGACGTTCGATTGTATGCTGGCCGGTTCGATTCCGGTTTTCTTCTGGAGGAGGAGTATTGAGCATCAGTATGAGTTGTTCTTGGGCGACGAACCGGACCGGTTTTCGGTGTTTATTGATTGGAAGGATGTTAGGAATGGTTTGTCGATTAGGAAAGTGTTGGAAGGGTATAGTAGGGAAGAGGTAAGAAGGATGAGAGAGAAGGTTATTAGTTTgataccaaattttatttatggagATGGGAATGGGATTGGTAAAGATGCATTTGATATTGCTACTGATGGAGTGATTAAGAAAATCAAGGAACAAAATGAATCCAACATGAGATAG